The Brachyspira aalborgi genome has a segment encoding these proteins:
- a CDS encoding FkbM family methyltransferase, with product MGGGYIGDTAIFFSKYDFSEVYAFEPDIVNFNTAKRNINNYKNKNNIKILNMGIGNENSKLNLQFNDFIDAGSSFKKSISDEDKSYTVDVVKIDDYFKDRKNKIGLIKLDIEGFEEEALIGAEEIIKNDKPVLLVAGYHDWVSFKQMFRIKKWIENLNLGYKIMFRQIGYTEILTWCFICYVE from the coding sequence ATGGGGGGGGGGTATATCGGGGATACCGCTATATTTTTTAGTAAGTATGATTTTTCAGAAGTATATGCTTTTGAGCCAGATATTGTAAATTTTAATACTGCAAAGAGAAATATTAATAACTATAAAAATAAAAATAATATTAAAATTTTAAATATGGGAATAGGAAACGAAAATTCAAAATTAAATTTGCAATTTAATGATTTTATAGATGCTGGTAGTTCTTTCAAAAAAAGTATAAGCGATGAAGATAAATCATATACTGTAGATGTGGTGAAAATTGACGATTATTTTAAAGATAGAAAAAATAAAATAGGGTTAATAAAATTAGATATAGAAGGATTTGAAGAGGAAGCTTTAATTGGAGCGGAAGAAATAATAAAGAATGATAAACCCGTATTGCTTGTGGCTGGATATCATGATTGGGTATCATTTAAACAGATGTTTAGAATAAAAAAATGGATAGAAAATTTGAATTTAGGATATAAAATAATGTTTAGACAAATAGGATATACAGAAATACTTACTTGGTGTTTTATATGCTATGTTGAATAA
- a CDS encoding NAD-dependent epimerase/dehydratase family protein translates to MKKVIVTGINGLIGQYISKPLKDLNFEVYGIGRKDFITDKFNYKKCDINNSLETKSLFKEIKPQYLIHLAWDTNKGYLESDDNFDLVASSINMLKYFRENGGEKALFTGTCFEYKFKDYPIKEEDELKPNTIYAKCKNYLREISELYCDKNNIDFCWGRIFYTYGANEHQNRLFPYIINSLNNGKKVSINHSHLKRDYIFAGDVAKAISLVLNSKFNGIINICSGKSISLENIAITIAKKLNKLELLDLKKLETKEPDSIVGDNSILLNNFNFNYREIENFICSDNVDSVN, encoded by the coding sequence ATGAAAAAAGTTATAGTTACGGGAATAAACGGATTAATCGGGCAGTATATATCAAAACCTCTTAAAGATTTGAATTTTGAAGTTTATGGAATAGGCAGAAAAGATTTTATAACAGATAAATTTAATTATAAAAAATGCGATATTAATAATTCTTTAGAAACTAAAAGTTTATTTAAAGAAATAAAACCTCAATATTTGATTCATTTAGCTTGGGATACAAATAAAGGCTATTTAGAATCGGACGATAATTTTGATTTAGTAGCTTCTTCTATTAATATGCTTAAATATTTCAGAGAAAATGGCGGTGAAAAGGCTTTATTTACGGGAACATGTTTTGAATATAAATTTAAAGACTATCCGATTAAAGAAGAAGACGAACTAAAACCGAATACTATATATGCAAAATGTAAAAATTATTTAAGAGAGATTTCAGAATTATATTGCGATAAAAATAATATCGATTTTTGCTGGGGAAGAATTTTTTATACATACGGAGCTAACGAACATCAGAATAGATTATTTCCATATATAATTAATTCTCTTAATAATGGTAAAAAAGTTTCTATTAATCATTCGCACTTAAAAAGAGATTATATTTTTGCGGGAGATGTTGCAAAAGCCATATCTTTAGTTTTGAATTCTAAATTTAACGGAATAATTAATATATGCAGCGGAAAATCTATAAGTCTTGAAAATATTGCCATAACAATAGCCAAAAAATTAAATAAACTTGAATTATTGGATTTAAAAAAACTTGAAACCAAAGAACCCGATAGTATAGTAGGGGATAATTCTATTTTATTAAACAATTTTAATTTTAATTATAGGGAAATAGAGAATTTTATATGTTCCGATAATGTAGATTCTGTTAACTAA
- a CDS encoding DegT/DnrJ/EryC1/StrS family aminotransferase — MSLSQIYYSKPSITEKEISYATNAAANGWGSKCYEYINKFENMFKEYLNVNYTIATSSCTGALHMGLYALGIKAGDEVIAPDITWVATISPIIYLGATPVLVDVNEKDWCIDTKKVEEAITEKTKAIIGVHLYGNLCNMDELLRISKKYNIPIIEDSAEGLGSIYKGRKAGSIGKFSAFSFHGTKTLTTGEGGMFATNDSELYNKILTLSNHGRNKNQYKQFWFDVIGFKYKMSNIQAAIGCAQMERIDELVNRKIEIFETYKQKLKDFPLRLNHTPKDCVNSYWMTTAIFDNDINFDREKLLKEFKDNNIDGRVFFYPLSLIFKDSADFNKMRVKEYNSVSYSIYNRAINLPCYHDINESDIDRVVDCIRRSI, encoded by the coding sequence ATGAGTTTGAGCCAAATTTATTATTCAAAACCTTCTATAACTGAAAAAGAAATTTCTTATGCTACGAATGCTGCGGCTAACGGTTGGGGAAGTAAATGTTACGAGTATATAAACAAATTTGAAAATATGTTTAAAGAATATTTGAATGTTAATTATACTATTGCCACTTCAAGTTGCACGGGAGCTTTGCATATGGGACTTTATGCGCTTGGAATAAAAGCTGGAGATGAAGTGATAGCACCCGATATAACTTGGGTTGCAACTATATCGCCTATAATATATCTTGGAGCGACTCCCGTTTTGGTAGATGTTAATGAAAAAGATTGGTGTATAGATACGAAAAAAGTTGAAGAAGCTATAACGGAAAAAACGAAGGCTATAATCGGAGTTCATCTTTATGGTAATTTATGCAATATGGATGAACTTTTGAGAATATCAAAAAAGTATAATATTCCAATAATTGAAGATTCTGCGGAAGGTTTGGGTTCGATATATAAAGGCAGAAAAGCGGGTTCGATTGGTAAATTTTCGGCTTTTTCTTTTCATGGAACTAAAACATTAACGACAGGCGAAGGCGGAATGTTCGCTACAAACGACAGCGAATTATACAATAAAATATTGACATTATCGAATCATGGAAGGAATAAAAATCAATATAAACAATTTTGGTTTGATGTAATAGGATTTAAATATAAAATGTCGAATATTCAGGCGGCTATAGGATGCGCGCAAATGGAAAGAATAGACGAGCTTGTTAATAGAAAAATTGAAATATTTGAAACATATAAACAAAAGTTAAAAGATTTTCCTTTACGACTCAATCATACTCCTAAAGATTGCGTTAATAGTTATTGGATGACTACGGCAATATTCGATAACGATATTAATTTTGACAGAGAAAAACTTTTGAAAGAATTCAAAGATAATAATATAGACGGAAGAGTATTTTTCTATCCTTTGTCTTTAATTTTCAAAGATAGCGCCGATTTTAATAAAATGAGAGTAAAAGAATATAATTCGGTTTCATATTCTATTTACAATAGAGCTATTAATCTTCCATGTTATCATGATATAAATGAAAGCGATATAGACAGAGTTGTAGATTGTATAAGAAGGAGTATATAG
- a CDS encoding AAA family ATPase produces MLIKFSIENYKSIYDKLELDFTIKVNESNKKEVEENPFVIKINEDYISKLCLFYGHNGSGKTNIFEALFNLSLCNHNNSLLKLLYEPNCICEKGKESKFEIQFYSNKLNDSNEYSLYKYEIGIKNKDIENNNFTKKNIQITSEILKKGDDTIFERENNKLINNIITNDNKIMIPSNRTVLSFFRSIHTKEDEYFNNIINYFKLFELLPSATPSLKSLSNSDFIGEFSNRIYNKLDSLKILDFYIDLIKIADVGIDNMTFETKENDKKPLINFYNSLERDSNRKELSEDKKDELKLILKIIKRGIENNSFPPNRKQIFTYRNKWKKPFEEVESDGTKMYASHMFNIVIALKEGRLSLHDEFYGVQSDLIKTAFLLFTKNRYKEIEQTSQLFMTTHDIELMYFKYLLLEQIKFVVKDENKTYVYSASDIEGLDKNNLVECYRENKLGAKYFPRAYDIPTIISKNTEEKMKNES; encoded by the coding sequence ATGTTAATAAAATTTTCAATAGAAAATTATAAATCTATTTATGATAAACTTGAGTTGGATTTTACAATAAAAGTAAATGAATCTAATAAAAAAGAAGTAGAAGAGAATCCTTTTGTTATAAAAATAAACGAAGATTATATTTCAAAATTATGTTTATTCTATGGACATAACGGTTCTGGAAAAACAAATATATTTGAAGCTTTATTTAATTTATCCTTATGCAATCATAATAATTCTCTTTTAAAATTATTATATGAACCAAACTGTATTTGCGAAAAAGGCAAAGAATCAAAATTTGAAATCCAATTTTATTCAAATAAATTAAACGATTCTAATGAATATTCATTATATAAATATGAAATCGGTATAAAAAATAAAGATATAGAAAATAATAATTTTACTAAAAAAAATATACAAATTACTTCTGAAATTTTAAAAAAAGGCGATGATACAATTTTTGAAAGAGAAAATAATAAGTTAATTAATAATATAATTACTAATGATAATAAAATTATGATACCTTCTAATAGAACTGTTTTATCATTTTTTAGAAGTATTCATACTAAAGAAGATGAATATTTTAATAACATAATAAATTATTTTAAGCTATTTGAATTATTACCGAGTGCTACTCCTTCATTAAAATCTTTATCAAATTCAGATTTTATAGGCGAGTTTTCTAATAGAATATATAATAAATTAGACAGCTTAAAAATTTTAGATTTCTATATAGACCTTATAAAAATAGCCGATGTTGGAATAGACAATATGACCTTTGAAACAAAAGAAAATGATAAAAAGCCTTTAATAAATTTTTATAATTCATTAGAAAGAGATAGTAATAGAAAAGAATTATCAGAAGACAAAAAAGATGAATTAAAGCTCATATTAAAAATTATTAAAAGAGGAATAGAAAATAATTCTTTTCCTCCCAATCGTAAACAAATTTTCACCTATAGGAATAAATGGAAAAAGCCTTTTGAAGAAGTTGAATCAGACGGAACAAAAATGTATGCTTCGCACATGTTTAATATAGTAATAGCCTTAAAAGAAGGACGCTTATCATTGCATGATGAATTCTATGGAGTGCAAAGCGATTTAATAAAAACCGCTTTTCTATTATTTACTAAAAATAGATATAAAGAAATAGAACAAACTTCACAATTATTTATGACTACGCATGATATAGAATTAATGTATTTTAAATATTTATTACTGGAGCAAATAAAATTTGTCGTAAAAGACGAAAATAAAACTTATGTATATTCTGCATCAGATATAGAAGGATTAGATAAAAATAATTTAGTAGAATGCTATAGAGAGAATAAATTAGGTGCTAAATATTTTCCAAGAGCTTACGATATACCAACGATTATATCTAAAAATACCGAAGAGAAAATGAAAAATGAATCATAA
- a CDS encoding glycosyltransferase: MHPNFLEICDKIKIPNIKFIVLGGPNNLILENKAKQMGIAHKFNFVGKTSDVESYIKISDIFGYPLNRNHFGTCDQSLQEAMSSGLVPVVLDNPMEKYMVKSNCGIICSNENEYINAIEELYKDKKLLNILSRNTKEYAKKEFSIEKMSLEWQKVFNEIINIEKSKKNWNINDKNNLKAIDIFFESIGEYKNLFNLDNELLKEELNKPNWLSYSKGTPKQYDSFLHDGSLDRFIF; this comes from the coding sequence ATGCACCCTAATTTTTTAGAAATTTGCGATAAAATAAAAATTCCTAATATAAAATTTATAGTATTAGGAGGTCCCAATAATTTAATTTTAGAAAATAAAGCTAAACAAATGGGAATCGCTCATAAATTTAATTTTGTCGGCAAAACTTCGGATGTAGAATCTTATATAAAGATAAGTGATATATTTGGTTATCCTCTTAACAGAAATCATTTTGGCACTTGTGACCAATCTTTGCAAGAAGCTATGAGTTCGGGGTTAGTTCCCGTAGTTTTAGATAATCCTATGGAAAAATACATGGTTAAATCAAATTGCGGTATTATATGCTCGAATGAAAATGAATATATAAATGCAATTGAAGAATTATATAAAGACAAAAAATTATTAAACATTTTAAGTCGTAATACAAAAGAATATGCGAAAAAAGAATTCTCTATAGAAAAAATGTCGTTGGAATGGCAAAAGGTTTTTAACGAAATAATAAATATCGAAAAGAGTAAAAAAAATTGGAATATAAACGATAAAAATAATTTAAAAGCTATAGATATATTTTTTGAAAGCATAGGCGAATATAAAAACTTATTTAATTTAGATAATGAATTATTGAAAGAAGAATTAAACAAACCTAATTGGCTTTCCTATTCAAAAGGAACTCCAAAACAATACGATTCTTTTTTACATGACGGCAGTTTGGATAGGTTTATTTTTTGA
- a CDS encoding AAA family ATPase, with product MENISNVRIDIENFKTFRNKATLSISDEKNVIAIIGRNASGKSSIFEAIENISSILTLDNSISLKYIYKPYLFNKETKDKECYYGISWQNNGRQYNYYIKFNSEMIKEEKLSNDETTYFNRKENTLTLDNRKLVIAKGALHLSTFFLLSLNDKQNKNNEEFSKVYDIINSIGSNIQTYTQKHMPNFDDAVISNISNKKISKIISDADPTLISIMSEVLEKDEELNKKRIEIEGNEIYSKKIYAPYGVHYVDNNTYKLNFEEESDGTKKLFILMPTVFQILENGGYLFIDELDSSLHQDVIIDIIMKLFCNNALNKKKAKLIFSMHNLGMLYNKYFKENIVLNGINAVSFDRTIDKIELTDKTINNIVRGRTDYTPSIISKYNMED from the coding sequence TTGGAAAATATATCAAATGTAAGAATAGATATAGAAAACTTTAAAACATTTAGAAATAAAGCAACATTATCGATAAGCGATGAAAAAAATGTAATAGCCATAATAGGTAGAAACGCAAGCGGTAAAAGTAGCATATTTGAAGCGATAGAAAATATTAGTAGTATATTAACTTTAGATAATTCTATATCGCTTAAATATATTTATAAACCTTATCTTTTTAATAAAGAAACTAAAGATAAAGAATGCTATTATGGAATTTCTTGGCAAAATAACGGTAGGCAATATAATTATTATATAAAATTTAATTCGGAAATGATTAAAGAAGAAAAACTATCAAATGATGAAACTACCTATTTTAATAGAAAAGAAAATACACTTACACTTGATAATAGAAAACTTGTTATAGCCAAAGGAGCTTTGCATTTATCTACTTTCTTTTTATTAAGTTTAAACGATAAACAAAATAAAAATAACGAAGAATTTTCAAAAGTGTATGATATAATAAATAGTATAGGTTCTAATATACAAACTTATACTCAAAAACATATGCCTAATTTTGACGATGCGGTAATATCTAATATCAGTAATAAAAAAATATCTAAAATAATCAGCGATGCCGACCCAACATTAATTTCAATTATGTCGGAAGTATTAGAAAAAGACGAAGAGCTAAATAAGAAACGAATCGAAATAGAAGGAAACGAAATATATAGCAAAAAAATTTATGCTCCTTATGGAGTTCATTATGTAGATAATAATACTTATAAACTCAATTTCGAAGAGGAGTCGGATGGAACTAAAAAACTATTTATATTAATGCCGACAGTTTTTCAAATATTAGAAAATGGAGGATATTTATTTATAGACGAATTAGATTCAAGTTTGCATCAAGATGTAATTATAGATATTATAATGAAACTATTTTGCAATAATGCTTTAAATAAAAAGAAAGCAAAATTAATATTTTCTATGCATAATTTAGGAATGCTCTATAATAAATACTTTAAGGAAAACATAGTTCTTAATGGTATAAATGCCGTCTCTTTTGATAGAACAATAGATAAAATTGAGCTAACTGATAAAACCATTAATAATATAGTAAGAGGAAGAACAGATTATACTCCTTCAATTATATCTAAATATAATATGGAGGATTAA
- a CDS encoding FkbM family methyltransferase: protein MDINKLYEEHKKEIYDIDKIIEKEGVSLFGAGQYGEFVSEYLIKNGYKINCFIDNNPNKHGTKINNIEIVSKDSDPSKNSKAVLITAHHSIDEIIEENKHLYKHIMSFEKYLAIKRFYDFLNTRNMMDDNNSKKILDTLVYAKITGCESLCQNIYSDNQYFDIPKFKFGSINEIFFNVGAYTGDTVERIIYSRLGGFKHIYAFEPGKKQFEAMNIRIERLKKEWAINDNKISLVNLGVSDKNETLEFNDNSDLLCNRVSNIKENTIKIQTCSVDNFLNGKEINFLISDIEGYEINMLKGAINTIKNYKPKMAISVYHKPDDLLTIPEFIKNLVPEYKFALRHHNITFDDTVLYCWIEKTRRDETRRDETRRDIL, encoded by the coding sequence ATGGATATTAATAAACTTTACGAAGAACATAAAAAGGAAATCTATGATATAGATAAAATAATAGAAAAAGAAGGCGTTTCATTATTTGGAGCGGGACAATATGGCGAATTTGTTTCCGAATATTTAATTAAAAATGGCTATAAAATTAATTGTTTTATCGATAATAACCCAAATAAACATGGAACTAAAATTAATAATATTGAAATAGTTTCTAAAGATTCTGACCCATCTAAAAATTCAAAAGCAGTTTTAATTACAGCTCACCATTCTATAGATGAAATCATAGAAGAAAATAAACATTTATATAAACATATAATGTCATTTGAAAAATATCTTGCTATAAAAAGATTTTATGATTTTTTAAATACAAGAAATATGATGGACGATAATAATTCTAAAAAAATACTCGATACATTGGTTTATGCTAAAATAACAGGTTGTGAAAGTTTATGTCAAAATATTTACTCAGATAATCAATATTTTGATATTCCAAAATTTAAATTTGGTAGTATAAACGAAATATTTTTTAATGTAGGCGCATATACGGGCGATACTGTAGAAAGAATTATATATTCAAGGCTTGGAGGATTTAAACATATATATGCTTTTGAACCAGGTAAAAAGCAGTTTGAAGCTATGAATATAAGAATTGAAAGGCTAAAAAAAGAATGGGCTATTAATGATAATAAAATATCTCTTGTTAATTTAGGAGTTTCAGATAAAAATGAAACATTAGAATTTAATGATAATTCAGATTTATTATGCAATAGAGTTTCAAATATTAAAGAAAATACAATAAAAATACAAACTTGTTCTGTGGATAATTTTTTAAATGGTAAAGAGATTAATTTTCTTATATCCGATATAGAAGGGTATGAGATAAATATGTTAAAAGGAGCGATAAATACGATTAAGAATTATAAACCTAAAATGGCTATAAGCGTATATCATAAACCAGACGATTTATTAACGATACCTGAATTTATTAAGAATTTAGTTCCAGAATATAAATTTGCTTTGAGACATCATAATATAACTTTTGACGATACTGTTTTATATTGTTGGATAGAAAAGACGAGACGAGACGAGACGAGACGAGACGAGACGAGACGAGACATCTTGTAA
- a CDS encoding FkbM family methyltransferase — translation MASKIFEGDNNIKQCVTVDSLNINPTIIKLHLEGNELNTLLGARKTIQRLNPIIMVLGDHNEDGLFKIAKFLYSLKNYKLYFNLHDYVGNSAVFYAIPNN, via the coding sequence TTGGCTTCTAAAATTTTTGAAGGCGATAATAATATTAAACAATGCGTTACTGTAGACAGTTTAAATATAAATCCGACTATTATAAAACTTCATTTAGAAGGAAACGAATTAAACACTTTATTAGGAGCGAGAAAAACGATACAAAGATTAAACCCAATTATAATGGTTTTAGGCGACCATAACGAAGACGGTTTATTTAAAATAGCTAAATTTTTATATAGTTTGAAAAATTATAAATTATATTTTAATTTGCATGACTATGTTGGAAATAGCGCAGTATTTTATGCCATCCCAAATAATTAA
- a CDS encoding radical SAM/SPASM domain-containing protein, whose product MKAKIKPRIDLENRTKLETVIPLNTPFIIFIDPSDKCNFRCKFCPTGNIELMKNTQGRNFGVIDFNLYKKIIDDLKDFENKIKVIRLYKDGEPLLNPNFPDMIKYAKDSGYVDRVDTTTNASLLNKDLSLKIINAGLDRINISIEGMNSKQYLDFSRAKLDFNKLVENIAFFYENRNQCEMIIKINGDIIDEEQKEEFYNVFGDIADGVNIESVMSCWPEFELDNVSVNMERGIYGQNIKEVIVCPYVFYSMSINSSGIASACYLDWERKLIIGDANKQSVKDIWNGERMNDLRKLFLMKKRKSHPICKDCGQLTHGMADNIDDYADELLKRINNE is encoded by the coding sequence ATGAAAGCAAAAATTAAACCGAGAATTGATTTAGAAAATAGAACAAAATTAGAAACCGTGATTCCTTTGAATACGCCTTTTATTATTTTTATAGACCCGTCTGATAAATGCAATTTTAGATGTAAATTCTGTCCTACGGGAAATATAGAGCTTATGAAAAATACTCAAGGAAGGAATTTCGGCGTTATAGATTTTAATTTATATAAAAAAATTATAGACGATTTGAAAGATTTTGAAAATAAAATTAAAGTTATAAGATTATATAAAGACGGAGAGCCTCTATTAAATCCTAATTTTCCCGATATGATAAAATACGCTAAAGATTCTGGATATGTCGATAGAGTCGACACTACGACAAATGCCTCTCTTCTTAACAAAGACTTATCTTTAAAAATTATAAACGCAGGGCTTGACAGAATAAATATTTCTATCGAAGGTATGAACTCAAAACAATATTTAGATTTTTCGAGAGCAAAATTAGATTTTAATAAATTGGTAGAAAATATAGCGTTTTTTTATGAGAATAGAAATCAATGTGAAATGATAATAAAAATAAACGGAGATATTATAGACGAAGAACAAAAAGAAGAATTTTATAATGTTTTTGGGGATATAGCGGACGGCGTTAATATAGAAAGCGTAATGTCATGCTGGCCCGAATTCGAGCTTGATAATGTAAGCGTTAATATGGAAAGGGGAATTTATGGACAAAATATAAAAGAAGTTATAGTTTGCCCTTATGTATTTTATTCTATGTCTATAAACTCAAGCGGTATAGCAAGCGCATGTTATTTGGATTGGGAGCGAAAATTAATTATAGGAGACGCGAATAAACAAAGCGTAAAGGATATTTGGAATGGAGAACGCATGAACGATTTAAGAAAATTATTTTTAATGAAAAAAAGAAAAAGTCATCCTATCTGTAAAGACTGCGGACAACTTACTCATGGAATGGCAGACAATATTGACGATTATGCGGATGAATTATTAAAAAGGATTAACAATGAATAA